In Flavobacterium gelatinilyticum, a genomic segment contains:
- a CDS encoding Crp/Fnr family transcriptional regulator — MEELLEIMSGYYPLSQTTKEALQPLVQYKNIRKNDYFLQAGEVPKYYYFLNKGLAAYYFISKEGDTVIKKFFSNQSLVASTSAIIQEIPSEFSIIALEDCDYLQLPAKQFRALFEKHHDLAMFQLKYLERNWVVAKENLEISLKHEEAKERYLQFLEEYKSIQNRIKQHQIASFLGITPTQLSRIKKELNL, encoded by the coding sequence ATGGAAGAACTATTGGAAATAATGTCCGGATATTATCCGCTGTCTCAAACGACCAAAGAAGCGTTACAGCCATTAGTGCAATACAAAAATATCAGGAAGAACGATTATTTTTTACAGGCAGGCGAAGTGCCTAAATATTATTATTTCCTGAACAAAGGATTGGCGGCGTATTATTTTATTTCGAAAGAAGGTGATACGGTTATCAAGAAATTCTTTTCAAATCAATCCCTTGTAGCCTCAACTTCGGCGATTATTCAGGAAATACCCAGTGAATTTTCTATAATTGCTTTAGAGGATTGCGATTACCTTCAGTTGCCGGCAAAACAATTCAGGGCATTATTCGAAAAACACCATGATCTGGCTATGTTTCAGCTGAAATATCTGGAACGAAACTGGGTGGTTGCCAAAGAAAATCTGGAAATTTCGCTAAAACATGAAGAAGCAAAAGAACGTTACCTTCAGTTTTTAGAAGAATATAAATCAATTCAAAACCGAATTAAACAGCACCAAATTGCTTCATTTCTGGGGATTACGCCCACACAATTGAGCCGTATAAAGAAAGAATTAAATTTATAA
- a CDS encoding polysaccharide deacetylase family protein yields MKILFTKALLFLLFLTLFSCETKKQKPEFTPKPYKAGVILSFDDAYVDEWYEADQVLKKYAWKATFNVCRIDSIGAPQIKKLLEMQKYGHEIAGHGYHHYNAVKFVQQNGIPQYLDQEIDPMIVSLKKKSFITTSFAYPYGERSDSLDKALSPKFKIIRGRAFGGDAPEKQDSYFSNSKIVFAFDIDNSHIHFSIPYLLELLDYAKKNNKILILCSHKPVKEITENYQTKIETLEFVCKYMKLNDLKFYRLSDLDALLPK; encoded by the coding sequence ATGAAGATACTTTTTACTAAAGCCCTTTTATTTTTATTGTTCTTAACCTTATTTTCCTGTGAAACCAAAAAACAAAAACCGGAGTTTACTCCAAAACCGTATAAAGCCGGTGTCATTTTGTCTTTTGATGATGCGTATGTTGATGAATGGTACGAAGCAGATCAGGTTTTAAAAAAATATGCCTGGAAAGCGACTTTTAATGTATGCCGAATTGATTCGATTGGTGCGCCTCAGATTAAAAAGCTGCTTGAAATGCAAAAGTACGGGCATGAAATTGCCGGACACGGGTATCATCATTACAATGCTGTAAAATTTGTGCAGCAAAACGGCATTCCGCAGTATCTTGATCAGGAAATTGATCCTATGATTGTATCTCTTAAAAAGAAGTCTTTTATAACCACATCATTTGCTTATCCATACGGCGAAAGATCGGATTCGCTTGATAAGGCATTATCCCCTAAATTTAAAATTATCCGAGGACGTGCTTTTGGAGGTGATGCTCCTGAAAAACAGGACAGTTATTTTAGCAATTCAAAAATTGTGTTTGCTTTTGATATTGATAACAGCCATATTCATTTCAGTATTCCGTATCTTTTAGAATTACTGGATTATGCCAAAAAGAACAATAAGATCTTAATTTTGTGCAGTCATAAACCTGTAAAGGAAATTACCGAAAATTATCAGACCAAAATAGAAACGCTCGAATTTGTCTGCAAGTACATGAAACTTAATGATCTTAAATTTTACCGCCTTTCTGATTTAGATGCCCTGCTTCCAAAATAA
- a CDS encoding response regulator produces the protein MDGKVILLADDDMDDTEMFCEALAEIDENAICHCAENGSEALKILSSLDKNPGVIFLDLNMPIMNGWDCLKRLKSDDRYKEIPVIMISTSSHKNDMETASKLGALCYFVKPNNFNDLKEILRTITSNLQNGVNNLVQSLKDAGFKNIFVCGEK, from the coding sequence ATGGATGGAAAGGTAATTTTACTGGCCGATGATGATATGGACGATACAGAAATGTTTTGTGAAGCATTGGCAGAAATAGATGAAAACGCAATTTGTCATTGTGCAGAAAACGGAAGTGAAGCTTTAAAAATACTCAGTAGTCTGGATAAAAATCCGGGTGTAATTTTTCTGGATTTAAATATGCCTATAATGAATGGCTGGGATTGTCTGAAAAGGTTAAAATCTGACGATCGTTATAAAGAAATCCCCGTGATTATGATTTCGACATCATCACATAAAAATGATATGGAAACCGCCTCAAAACTGGGCGCTTTGTGCTATTTTGTAAAACCCAATAATTTTAATGATTTAAAAGAGATTCTCAGAACCATTACATCCAATCTTCAAAATGGAGTAAATAATCTGGTACAGAGCCTGAAAGACGCAGGTTTTAAAAATATTTTTGTCTGCGGCGAAAAATAA
- a CDS encoding alpha/beta hydrolase — protein MKLIFVFLSFLISVTIQAGTIENIKVYSPSMKRDINVIVVLPSNTAQLSNTVYILHGYTGNPQRTIDKDIPTLSRHADHQQTIFVLPDGNFNSWYVNSPINPNSQYETFVGSELVQYIDSHYAVKKDRKNRGLFGWSMGGYGTLLIGSQFSQTFGILGSICGALDIRTFGNDYQVDKVLGAKGKLWDEYAIINRIDYFKKGGQRLILDCGTEDILITQNRAFHQLLTENKIPHDYIERLGKHDTAYWSEAAEVQLAYFDTFFNKI, from the coding sequence ATGAAACTTATTTTCGTTTTTCTTTCCTTTCTAATCTCCGTTACAATTCAGGCCGGTACTATTGAAAACATTAAAGTTTACAGCCCTTCAATGAAAAGAGATATTAATGTAATTGTGGTGCTGCCATCAAATACAGCTCAATTGTCAAATACAGTTTATATTTTGCACGGATACACCGGAAATCCGCAGCGAACAATCGACAAAGACATTCCAACATTAAGCCGGCATGCCGATCATCAGCAGACGATTTTTGTACTGCCTGACGGAAACTTCAACAGCTGGTACGTAAATAGTCCCATAAACCCGAATTCGCAGTACGAAACCTTCGTAGGTTCTGAATTAGTACAATATATCGACAGTCATTACGCTGTAAAAAAAGACCGTAAGAACAGAGGATTATTTGGGTGGAGTATGGGCGGTTATGGTACACTTTTAATAGGAAGCCAGTTTAGCCAGACCTTTGGAATTCTGGGGAGTATCTGCGGTGCCCTTGATATTCGAACTTTTGGCAATGACTATCAGGTTGACAAAGTATTGGGCGCAAAAGGAAAACTTTGGGATGAATATGCGATCATTAACCGAATTGACTATTTCAAAAAAGGCGGCCAGCGTTTAATTCTGGACTGCGGCACCGAGGATATTCTGATTACTCAAAACAGAGCTTTTCATCAGTTGTTGACAGAAAACAAAATTCCGCATGACTATATTGAGCGTTTAGGAAAACACGACACCGCTTATTGGTCCGAAGCGGCCGAAGTACAGCTCGCTTATTTCGATACATTTTTTAATAAAATTTAA